The Papaver somniferum cultivar HN1 chromosome 3, ASM357369v1, whole genome shotgun sequence genome includes a region encoding these proteins:
- the LOC113360534 gene encoding uncharacterized protein LOC113360534, giving the protein MPVGLTNALSTFQDLMNDIFQAHLRKFILVFFDDILIYSSSLEEHIHHLKIILSLLRQHQLFAKLSKCYFSQPEIEFLGHIINADGVKVDPSKIRSMTEWPLPSNIKELIGFLGLTGYYRKFVQGYGILSRPLTELLKKNAFTWSHATTTAFHNLKIAMTQTPVLAFPDLTKDSVLEADACENGIGAVLMQQGRPIAFFSQPLGPRATTLSTYEKEMLLISQVVTRWRHYLQGHHSSFGQITKAYKKGSKNKVDDVLLRRPHPSVECLSITVTTPLLAREIVASYEGFKMSPFKDLYGYEPPYLAFPSTVITSVASVEEYLKQRYEVLNLLRENLHKAQEIMKLYDDTKRVDRSFDVGDMVYLKLHPYRHSSIALRKNVKLSATYYGPFPVLQKIGVVAYKLQLPLISRIHPVFHVSQLKKKIGTTHTPSPSLPVVDYEGQIILHPAVILDSRTVARGRCQVDQLIIQWKNASAENSTWEDYANVHAHFPNFNP; this is encoded by the exons ATGCCCGTTGGATTAACTAATGCACTATCCACCTTTCAAGATctcatgaatgatatttttcaAGCCCACTTGAGGAAGTTCAttttggttttctttgatgatatacTGATTTACAGTTCCAGCCTGGAAGAACATATCCATCACCTGAAAATCATATTGAGCTTACTCAGGCAGCACCAACTCTTTGCTAAACTATCTAAATGCTATTTTTCTCAACCTGAAATTGAGTTTTTGGGACACATTATAAATGCAGATGGTGTTAAAGTTGATCCTTCAAAAATCCGGAGTATGACTGAATGGCCACTTCCATCAAACATCAAGGAATTAATAGGATTTTTGGGTCTCACAGGTTACTATAGGAAGTTTGTACAAGGCTATGGAATTCTCAGCAGACCTCTTACTGAGCTTCTCAAAAAGAATGCATTCACTTGGTCTCATGCAACCACTACAGCTTTTCATAATCTTAAAATAGCCATGACTCAAACTCCAGTATTGGCTTTCCCTGACTTAACCAAAGACTCTGTGTTGGAAGCTGATGCTTGTGAGAATGGCATTGGTGCAGTGCTCATGCAACAAGGTAGACCAATTGCTTTCTTCAGTCAACCTCTAGGTCCAAGAGCTACAACTCTGTCTACTTATGAAAAGGAAATGCTTTTAATTTCTCAAGTTGTTACTAGGTGGAGGCATTACTTACAAGGACATCATTCATCATTCGGACAGATCACCAAAGC ATACAAAAAGGGTTCAAAAAATAAAGTTGATGATGTTTTGTTAAGAAGACCTCATCCATCTGTTGAATGTCTCTCCATCACTGTCACTACACCACTTTTGGCTCGAGAGATTGTTGCAAGTTATGAAG GCTTCAAGATGAGTCCCTTTAAAGATTTATATGGGTATGAACCACCATACCTTGCATTTCCTTCTACTGTCATTACTTCTGTGGCTTCAGTGGAAGAGTACTTAAAGCAGAGATATGAAGTTCTCAACTTACTCAGAGAAAATCTTCATAAAGCTCAGGAAATAATGAAATTGTATGATGATACCAAGAGGGTAGACAGATCCTTTGATGTTGGAGACATGGTCTACTTAAAGTTGCACCCTTACAGGCATTCCTCCATTGCCTTAAGAAAGAATGTTAAGCTCTCTGCCACATATTATGGCCCATTTCCAGTGCTGCAGAAGATAGGAGTTGTTGCTTACAAACTGCAATTACCTCTCATCTCAAGAATCCACCCAGTCTTCCATGTGTCTCAACTTAAGAAGAAGATTGGCACCACACacactccttctccttctcttccAGTTGTTGACTATGAGGGCCAAATTATTCTCCATCCTGCTGTTATTTTAGACTCCAGAACTGTTGCACGAGGAAGATGCCAGGTGGACCAACTTATCATCCAATGGAAAAACGCTTCTGCAGAGAATTCTACTTGGGAAGACTATGCAAATGTGCATGCACACTTTCCAAATttcaatccttga